TAGCAGGAAAATCAGGTACAAAACTACCCTCTTTTATGAAAAAAGAAGAAATTGCTAGGTTTTTAGATGGTATTGATAAATATCCATTTAGTTCTAAAATAGCTGCAAGAAATAGACTTATTATAAAAATAATACTCTATACAGGTATAAGAGTTAGTGAAGCAATAAATATTGATTTAAAAGACTTCAATAAAGATGAAGATGCCTTTATTATTCAAGTAAGAGGAAAAGGAAATAAACCAAGAGTTGTTATGATAAAAGAAAAAATTATTAAAACAGATCTTAATGAATGGTTTGAATATAGAATTTGTGATGAGAATCTTCTATTTTGTAATCAGAAAGGAAATCCTTTAAGTCAAGCATATATTAGTAGTATTGTTGAAAAAATTTTATTAAGTGTAGGTATTAGAAAAGAAAAAAATGGTGCACATATGTTAAGGCATACATTTGCGACAATGCTTTATCAAAAAAGTAAGGATCTAATCTTAGTTCAAGAATCATTAGGCCATGCAGATATAAATACTTCTAGAATTTATACGCATTTTGATAAAGACAAGTTGAAAAGAACAACAGATATATTTTAAAGTAGGTTTATACCCTACTTTCTTTTTTTACCTTTTGAAAAATCTATAATATAATCTGCTATTTCATCTAAATGAATAATATCTTTTATGGCATTTGCTTCAATTGCTTTTGCAGGCATTCCAAAGACTACACAACTCTCTTTATTTTGAGCAACAGTATAAGCTCCATTGTCAAATAACTCTTTTATTGCTATCTTACCATCATCACCCATACCTGTCATCACAACAGCCATAGCTGATCCTCCAGCAGAGTTATTTATTGATCTAAATAGAACATCGACACTTGGTTTATGATGACTTACTTTTTTTGTATCTAAAAGTCTTGTTATGTATTTACCGTCTCTTCTTTTTTCAATAGTTAAATGCATATTCCCAGGAGCTAAATATGCATGACTATTTTCAAGAATCATTCCATCTTTTGCTTCGTGTACTACTACTTCTGAATTTGCATTTAACCTTTGTGCAAAAGAAGAAGAAAAACCGTAAGGAATATGTTGAGTAATAACAATAGGAGGCAAATTTTTTGGTAAACGTTTAAATACTTTCAATAAAGATTCTACTCCACCTGTAGAAGAACCAATTGCAATTATTCTACTACCTGGAAATGTAGCAGGAAAAGATTTGATGACTTCATCGGGGTGAATTTTATATTCAACTTCATTTGATGATACTTTTTTAGGTTTTTTTAATGCTTTAGGCTTTTTTAGTGTATATCTTTTAAGTAAGAAAGTTAGATTCATTAATGTATCTTTTATTCTCTCTTGAAATTTAATCATTGATTCACCAGCTTCTGGTTTAGGAATAAATCCTACTGCACCATCATCAAAAATATCATTTCCTCTTACGCCTTCACCTGAAACAACAACTGCAGGCATGGGATGGAGCCTCATAAGATTTCTTAAAAAGGTTACTCCATCCATTTTTGGCATATTAATATCAATTGTTACCAAGTCAGGTTCATATTGTTTGATTTTTTCTCTTGCATCATATGCATCCATTGCATCTGCAATTACTTCAAACTCATCAATTGAATTTACCATATCTTTTAAGATTCTTCTCATTGAGGGTGAATCATCAATAACTAATACTGTATACATTTAATCTCATTTAAAATAGTTCGATTTCCATTTGTGTTTCATCTTTCTTTTTAATATCTTCATTAAATAGATCAACACCACCAACATATTCTTTAATAACTGGTTCTTTTGCAATTTCTGTTTGTAGAGCTTTTTCTTCATTGACAATTTTAACATCAGTTGCAGTTTTTTGTGTTACTTTAATAAAAGTGCTAAAATCATTTGTCAAAAGAATCAACCTACCATGTTCCCCTCTTGTATGTTCACTAATAAGTTTAAAGCCCTCTGCTCTACAAAAATCTTTTGCAAACTCGACATTTCTAAAGCCAATACTATTATTAGGAATTGCATTAGAAAGCTGCATAATATCTGCACCACCAGAAATTTTTGCAGTAATATTCTCTTTTTTACATCCAAGTTTATACATTTCATTTAGCATTGCTTCCACAGAATAAAGACCATATTTCATATCATCATTTGAGTTTTTTGTAGAAGGAAGCAAAAAGTGATTCATTCCTTTTATTTTTTGCACTCTATCATAAAACATTATTGCAACACATGAACCAAGAAGTGTCTTAAATGCAATTTCATCACTATCTTTACCCACTGCAAACTCACCACCAATTATTGTATGAGTATTAAACCCTTTAATCTTTTGATTAAATCTACTATTTGAGGCTCTTTCTATTCCTCCATCTTTGTGTCCAATTAAAATCAATGTATATCCTTAGTCTTAACAAAAATATTTTGTCCTATTCTTTGAACATAATTAATTAAATCGTGTGGATTTTCTGAATGACCCAGATATAAAGTTCCACCAATTTTTAAATGTGAAAATAATTTTTTAAGTATTGTTTGTTGATCTTGTACTGAAAAATATATAAGTACATTTCTACAAAAAACAACATCAAACTCTTCTTTTTTATAAGGATAAGATAAATCATTTAAATTCATTACCTTAAATGTAATCATTTTTTTTATTTCATCTTTTACTTTTATCAATATTTCTTCATTTGCAAGATTCTTTTCTACACGTCTTTTAAAATATTTAGGAGGTTTTATCCAATCTGGAAACTCTTTTGAAGATTTAGAAAATCTATAAACTCCATTTGCTGCAAATTGTAATACATTAGTATCAATATCCGTAGCAATAATTGATGCATTTATACTTTTGCCCAATTTTTCTCTTGCTTCCATAACTGTCATTGCCATAGAGTAAGGTTCTTCTCCTGTTGAAGAAGCAGAACAATACATTTTAATTTGATTTCCACTTTGTGCAAAAGTTGGTAAAACTCTATCCCTTAAATCTTCAAAATGAAAACATTCTCTAAAAAAATGTGTTTTATTTGTTGTGAATGAATTGATAAATTCTGTTGTATTATTTCCATTTTCAATCGAATCTAATAAAGCTTCTAAATCTCCACCTGTAAATTTAGTATCTCGTTTTAGCTTGTGTAATCTATTAGCAATCATAATATCTTTATTCTCTGCAAGTGTAATACCTGTCAGAGAATAAAGAATTTTTTTTACTCTATCATGTAGATGTTTAGTATCATTCATTTTTTTCTAAGATGCTTTTCTTTTAGTAGCATTTACACTTCTTTCAATCTTAATTTGTGCATTAATAATACCCAAAATATCTAAGATTAAACCAATACTTCCATCCCCTCTAACTGTTGCAGCACCTATTCCATCTACACTTCTAAAGTTTTTATCTAATGGTTTAACTACAACTTGGTGTTGATTTAAAAATTCATCAATAGATATAGCAACTTTTGTATTACCAGATTTTACGACAATTAACATACCATCTTCTAACTTATCAAAAGTAGGTTCTATTCCAAATAGATTGTGCAATCTAACAACTGGAATAAACTCTTCTCTTAACATCAGTAAATCTTGTGTACCATCACCTATTTTTTTAATCATATCAGAAGATGGTTGTAATGATTCAACAATAGAACTTAATGGTAAAATATATTTTTGATCACCAACTGCAATATCTAAGCCATCTAAAATTGCAAGAGTAAGTGGTAGCATAATTATAATTGTAGTTCCATAACCTTTTTCAGTATCTAACTTAATTGCACCACCAAGTTTTTGAATATTTGTTTTAACAACATCCATTCCAACACCACGACCAGAAATATCTGTAACTTCTTTTGCAGTACTAACCCCTGCTCCAAATACTAACATTGCTTTATCACTATCAGTCATTGAATCAAACTGATTATTATCAATTTGTCCATTTTCTAAAGCTTTAAGTGCAACTCTTTCAGCATCAATTCCTCTACCATCATCTTTAATAGTAATGATCATCTGACCATTAGCTTGTTCAGCAGAGATAGAAATAGTACCAGTTTCACTTTTGCCATTTTGTGTTCTTTCATCTGGAGTTTCAAGTCCATGGTCAAGAGAGTTTCTAATAATATGCATTAATGGATCAGTTAATCCTTCAATCATTGCTTTATCAATTTCTACTCCATCTCCATAATGTTTAAATGAAACTTTTTTACCAAGTTTTCTTGAAATATCTCTAACAACTTTTGGAAATTTTGAATAAATTGATTCCATTGGTACCATTCTAATACTCATAATTGAATCTTGCATATCTCTAATGTGTCTTTCTAGAAGTTCCAATCTTTCTAAAACTGCATTTCTAGTTTTTGCTTCTTCAATTGAAGTTGAAAATTGTGTTAACATTGCATTTGTAATTACTAAATCTCCAACATTATTCATTAATAAATCAATTTTATCAAGATTAACTCTAATATTATTATTTGAAGAAGTTTTTTTCTCTTTTTCAGGTCTTGCTTTTCTATCCGGCTGTTTAGCCGTAGTTTCTTGTTTATCTATAGGTTTTTTTACCTCTTCTTTTACGGGATGCTCTTCTTTTTGCTCTATTTTAGGTTTAGAAACTTCAGTTTCTACTTCATTTTTTTCTATTTTTGAATCAGGAGTAATTGCTGGCATTTCATCAAAAAATCCAAAGTTTTCTTCATCTTCATCATAAATACTTTGTGAAGAGTTATCATCCATGCTTAATTGTGCACTTTCATTTAAATCATCATCAAAAAAACCATAAGGAGTATCAGTAGAATCATCTAAATCATCATCTGCAAATATCCCATAAGTTTTATGATCTCTTTGATCATTTAAATTATCATCAAAAAAACCAATATTTCTAGTCAAAGATTCATCATCAACTTCATCATTTATAGTGGAATTTTGCTCTGTAGTTTTATTCTCTTCTATTTTTTCTGTATTTGCAGTTTCTGAAGCCGATTCTGGATTAACTTTATCCCCATTTATATATGCTCGAATATCTTTAAGCAAAGAAGAAGTCATATTTTCAAAAGTATCTCGATCAAGATCTTCTGCAACTTCAAGATCTAGAACTTCTCTCATTACATCTAAACTATCTATTAAAGTTACTGCCATCTCTGGTTGAAATTCAATTTGATGATTTCTTAGTTTAT
The window above is part of the Malaciobacter marinus genome. Proteins encoded here:
- a CDS encoding tyrosine-type recombinase/integrase, whose amino-acid sequence is MKYPLDCENNFEKTYLFWLSRFLRNKMTTLSNRQVKNKDRLAQTLQELIKGFSDIDKLKKTIKEVRNNGINSIHVYFIPLEKLYYFLINFGAKSLKEIDEELLSDFLATETSNLSDATKKNYRIALISFFGYIDKQNEEQNGFVHRFGIELKNWGGLAGKSGTKLPSFMKKEEIARFLDGIDKYPFSSKIAARNRLIIKIILYTGIRVSEAINIDLKDFNKDEDAFIIQVRGKGNKPRVVMIKEKIIKTDLNEWFEYRICDENLLFCNQKGNPLSQAYISSIVEKILLSVGIRKEKNGAHMLRHTFATMLYQKSKDLILVQESLGHADINTSRIYTHFDKDKLKRTTDIF
- the cheB gene encoding chemotaxis-specific protein-glutamate methyltransferase CheB, with translation MYTVLVIDDSPSMRRILKDMVNSIDEFEVIADAMDAYDAREKIKQYEPDLVTIDINMPKMDGVTFLRNLMRLHPMPAVVVSGEGVRGNDIFDDGAVGFIPKPEAGESMIKFQERIKDTLMNLTFLLKRYTLKKPKALKKPKKVSSNEVEYKIHPDEVIKSFPATFPGSRIIAIGSSTGGVESLLKVFKRLPKNLPPIVITQHIPYGFSSSFAQRLNANSEVVVHEAKDGMILENSHAYLAPGNMHLTIEKRRDGKYITRLLDTKKVSHHKPSVDVLFRSINNSAGGSAMAVVMTGMGDDGKIAIKELFDNGAYTVAQNKESCVVFGMPAKAIEANAIKDIIHLDEIADYIIDFSKGKKRK
- a CDS encoding chemotaxis protein CheD, whose protein sequence is MILIGHKDGGIERASNSRFNQKIKGFNTHTIIGGEFAVGKDSDEIAFKTLLGSCVAIMFYDRVQKIKGMNHFLLPSTKNSNDDMKYGLYSVEAMLNEMYKLGCKKENITAKISGGADIMQLSNAIPNNSIGFRNVEFAKDFCRAEGFKLISEHTRGEHGRLILLTNDFSTFIKVTQKTATDVKIVNEEKALQTEIAKEPVIKEYVGGVDLFNEDIKKKDETQMEIELF
- a CDS encoding CheR family methyltransferase; the protein is MNDTKHLHDRVKKILYSLTGITLAENKDIMIANRLHKLKRDTKFTGGDLEALLDSIENGNNTTEFINSFTTNKTHFFRECFHFEDLRDRVLPTFAQSGNQIKMYCSASSTGEEPYSMAMTVMEAREKLGKSINASIIATDIDTNVLQFAANGVYRFSKSSKEFPDWIKPPKYFKRRVEKNLANEEILIKVKDEIKKMITFKVMNLNDLSYPYKKEEFDVVFCRNVLIYFSVQDQQTILKKLFSHLKIGGTLYLGHSENPHDLINYVQRIGQNIFVKTKDIH
- a CDS encoding chemotaxis protein CheA; this translates as MSGFDISKYREMFVEEAEELFESADNVLLEAETNGSLTDDQMGQLFRDVHTLKGSGASVELTLFAEFTHDVENMMDKLRNHQIEFQPEMAVTLIDSLDVMREVLDLEVAEDLDRDTFENMTSSLLKDIRAYINGDKVNPESASETANTEKIEENKTTEQNSTINDEVDDESLTRNIGFFDDNLNDQRDHKTYGIFADDDLDDSTDTPYGFFDDDLNESAQLSMDDNSSQSIYDEDEENFGFFDEMPAITPDSKIEKNEVETEVSKPKIEQKEEHPVKEEVKKPIDKQETTAKQPDRKARPEKEKKTSSNNNIRVNLDKIDLLMNNVGDLVITNAMLTQFSTSIEEAKTRNAVLERLELLERHIRDMQDSIMSIRMVPMESIYSKFPKVVRDISRKLGKKVSFKHYGDGVEIDKAMIEGLTDPLMHIIRNSLDHGLETPDERTQNGKSETGTISISAEQANGQMIITIKDDGRGIDAERVALKALENGQIDNNQFDSMTDSDKAMLVFGAGVSTAKEVTDISGRGVGMDVVKTNIQKLGGAIKLDTEKGYGTTIIIMLPLTLAILDGLDIAVGDQKYILPLSSIVESLQPSSDMIKKIGDGTQDLLMLREEFIPVVRLHNLFGIEPTFDKLEDGMLIVVKSGNTKVAISIDEFLNQHQVVVKPLDKNFRSVDGIGAATVRGDGSIGLILDILGIINAQIKIERSVNATKRKAS